The stretch of DNA AGCGCGCGGTTTCGTCCGGCTCGAGCACCACGCGCCGGGCCGCGCCCGAATGACGATCGACGGGCGGTTCTTCCGCGAGATCGAGAGCAACTGCTGGGACGCCGGGGCGCGCCTCGAGGAGTGCGACGCCCGCGGCGTCGACGTCCAGGTCCTCTCGACGATCCCGGTGCTCTTCGGCTACGGGGCGGAGCCGGCCCGCGCCCTCGAGTTCGCCCGCCGGTTGAACGATCACATCGCCGGCGTTCAATCGGCCCGCCCGTCGCGGTTCGTGGGGCTCGGGACCGTTCCGATGCAGGATGCGCGTCTGGCGATCGGCGAGCTCACGCGGTGCGTCCGCGAGCTCGGCCTCGCGGGGATCGAGATCGGGTCGAACGTCAACGGCGCCAATCTCGACGACCCCGAGCTCTTCCCGATCTTCGAGGCCGCCCAGGAGCTCGGTGCGGCGGTATTCGTCCATCCCTGGGAGGTCGTGGGGAGGGAACGCATGCCGAAGTACTGGCTCCCGTGGCTCGTCGGTATGCCGGCGGAAACGTCGCTCGCGATCTGCTCGCTGATCTTCGGCGGGGTGCTCGAACGCCTTCCCCGGCTCCGCCTCGCGTTCGCGCACGGCGGCGGCGCGTTCCCCGGGACCTTCGGGCGCATCGCCCACGGATTCGACGTCCGACCCGATCTGTGCGCCGTGGACAACCCCGTCGCCCCGCGCGAATATCTCCGGCGGATCACGGTCGATTCCCTCGTCCACG from Thermoanaerobaculia bacterium encodes:
- a CDS encoding amidohydrolase family protein, producing the protein MKIDIHTHILPETLPDFEKAYGARGFVRLEHHAPGRARMTIDGRFFREIESNCWDAGARLEECDARGVDVQVLSTIPVLFGYGAEPARALEFARRLNDHIAGVQSARPSRFVGLGTVPMQDARLAIGELTRCVRELGLAGIEIGSNVNGANLDDPELFPIFEAAQELGAAVFVHPWEVVGRERMPKYWLPWLVGMPAETSLAICSLIFGGVLERLPRLRLAFAHGGGAFPGTFGRIAHGFDVRPDLCAVDNPVAPREYLRRITVDSLVHDPGMLRYVVDLFGADRVALGSDYPFPLGEANPGELIESCRFPEETRARILHGTALEWLGLPRERFEVS